One Streptosporangium sp. NBC_01495 DNA window includes the following coding sequences:
- the galU gene encoding UTP--glucose-1-phosphate uridylyltransferase GalU: MADFEAVTKAVVPAAGLGTRFLPATKATPKEMLPIVDKPAIQYVVEEAVSAGLLDVLMVTGKNKRSIEDHFDRALELEEILEAKGDEERLSQVREPADLAILHYVRQGKPRGLGHAVLCAKQHVGDHPFACLLGDDLIDHRDELLKRMIEVRGTHGGSVIALMEVPREQVSLYGCAAIEPTAEDDVVRVTDLVEKPPADEAPSNWAIIGRYVIDPAVFEVLENTPPGRGNEIQLTDALRTLAGRGADEGGPVHGVLFRGRRYDTGNKLDYLRTVVQFAAERPDLAPEFMPWLKEFLASR; encoded by the coding sequence ATGGCCGACTTCGAAGCTGTGACGAAAGCCGTCGTTCCCGCAGCGGGTCTGGGCACCCGCTTTCTTCCGGCGACCAAGGCGACCCCCAAGGAGATGCTGCCCATCGTCGACAAGCCCGCGATCCAGTATGTCGTCGAGGAGGCCGTCTCCGCCGGACTGCTCGACGTTCTCATGGTCACGGGGAAGAACAAGCGCTCCATAGAGGATCACTTCGACCGCGCCCTCGAACTCGAGGAGATCCTGGAGGCCAAGGGCGACGAAGAGCGCCTCTCCCAGGTGCGGGAGCCCGCCGACCTGGCCATCCTCCACTACGTACGGCAGGGCAAGCCGCGCGGCCTCGGCCACGCGGTCCTGTGCGCCAAGCAGCACGTGGGCGACCACCCCTTCGCCTGCCTGCTCGGCGACGACCTCATCGACCACCGCGACGAGCTCCTCAAGCGCATGATCGAGGTACGCGGCACGCACGGCGGCAGCGTCATCGCGCTGATGGAGGTCCCCAGGGAGCAGGTCTCCCTGTACGGCTGCGCCGCCATCGAGCCCACTGCCGAGGACGACGTGGTCAGGGTGACCGACCTGGTGGAGAAGCCCCCCGCGGACGAGGCCCCGTCCAACTGGGCCATCATCGGCCGGTACGTGATCGACCCGGCCGTCTTCGAGGTCCTGGAGAACACCCCGCCGGGACGCGGCAACGAGATCCAGCTGACCGACGCCCTCCGGACCCTCGCCGGGCGCGGCGCCGACGAGGGCGGCCCCGTGCACGGGGTGCTGTTCAGAGGGCGCCGCTACGACACCGGCAACAAGCTCGACTACCTGCGTACGGTGGTGCAGTTCGCCGCCGAGCGCCCTGACCTGGCACCCGAGTTCATGCCCTGGCTGAAGGAGTTCCTGGCCTCGCGATGA
- a CDS encoding MogA/MoaB family molybdenum cofactor biosynthesis protein — MRALVITASNRAAAGTYEDTSGKLLAELLAAAGCDVDGPEVVPDGDPVEAALRSGVAEGYDVIVTTGGTGLTPADLTPEMTRRVIDREVPGIAEAIRHVNRDRVPTSILSRGLAGQAGGTLIVNLPGSSGGVRDGMGVLSPVLRHAVDQIQGGDHPR; from the coding sequence ATGAGAGCTCTGGTGATCACCGCGTCCAACCGGGCCGCCGCCGGGACGTACGAGGACACCTCGGGGAAGCTGCTGGCCGAGCTGCTCGCGGCGGCCGGGTGCGACGTGGACGGCCCGGAGGTGGTCCCCGACGGCGATCCGGTCGAGGCGGCACTGCGATCCGGGGTCGCCGAGGGATACGACGTGATCGTCACCACCGGCGGCACCGGCCTGACCCCGGCGGACCTCACCCCGGAGATGACCCGGCGGGTGATCGACAGAGAGGTTCCCGGCATCGCCGAGGCCATCCGCCACGTCAACCGCGACAGGGTGCCCACCTCGATCCTGTCCCGCGGGCTCGCCGGGCAGGCCGGCGGCACGTTGATCGTCAACCTGCCGGGTTCCTCGGGAGGGGTACGCGACGGAATGGGCGTGCTGTCTCCCGTGCTGAGGCACGCCGTGGACCAGATCCAGGGAGGAGATCACCCCCGCTGA
- the moaC gene encoding cyclic pyranopterin monophosphate synthase MoaC, which produces MNERDQSEVTGFTHIDETGAARMVDVSAKDVSLRTATATGRVLLSAGAVALLRSGEVPKGDAIGTARIAGIMGAKRTPDLIPLCHPIALHGVKVELTVADDGVEITARVRTADRTGVEMEALTAVSVAALALIDMVKAVDPAAVITDVRVEEKTGGKTGIWTRP; this is translated from the coding sequence GTGAACGAGCGGGACCAGAGTGAAGTGACCGGATTCACCCACATCGACGAGACCGGCGCGGCGCGCATGGTGGACGTCTCGGCCAAGGACGTCTCCCTCCGTACGGCGACCGCGACCGGCAGGGTGCTGCTGTCCGCCGGGGCCGTGGCGCTGCTGCGGTCGGGCGAGGTCCCCAAGGGCGACGCGATCGGCACCGCGCGGATCGCCGGGATCATGGGCGCCAAGCGGACCCCCGACCTGATCCCGCTCTGCCACCCCATCGCACTGCACGGGGTCAAGGTCGAGCTGACCGTGGCCGACGACGGCGTGGAGATCACCGCACGGGTCAGGACCGCCGACCGTACCGGCGTCGAGATGGAGGCGCTGACCGCGGTATCCGTCGCCGCGCTCGCCCTGATCGACATGGTCAAGGCGGTCGATCCGGCGGCCGTGATCACCGATGTCCGTGTCGAGGAGAAGACCGGTGGCAAGACGGGGATCTGGACTCGTCCCTGA
- a CDS encoding GNAT family N-acetyltransferase gives MEGVDRLRGWPVTLTEGPVGLRPLRLRDVRVWRESRLRNANWLRPWEPSNPETPLFRTGLGPYISMAGTLRREARQGLALPWVVTYEGAFAGQLTVGAIVWGSARSAQIGYWVDGALAGRGITPTAVAMAVDHCFFTTGLHRVEANIRPENHASRRVVEKLGFREEGIRRRHLHIDGAWRDHICYALTVEDAPRGLLVRWRRAREAAAHGGTPHEEV, from the coding sequence ATGGAGGGCGTGGATCGACTTCGTGGCTGGCCGGTGACCCTGACGGAAGGCCCGGTAGGACTTCGGCCGCTGCGGCTGCGAGACGTGCGCGTCTGGCGGGAGTCGCGGCTGCGTAACGCGAACTGGCTCCGCCCCTGGGAGCCGAGCAACCCCGAGACCCCCCTCTTCAGGACCGGTCTCGGTCCCTACATCTCCATGGCCGGGACGCTCCGCAGGGAGGCCAGGCAGGGGCTCGCGCTGCCGTGGGTCGTCACCTACGAGGGCGCCTTCGCCGGTCAGCTCACCGTGGGTGCCATCGTCTGGGGCTCCGCCAGGTCGGCCCAGATCGGCTACTGGGTGGACGGCGCGCTGGCCGGTCGCGGGATCACCCCCACCGCGGTCGCGATGGCCGTCGACCACTGCTTCTTCACCACCGGGCTGCACCGCGTCGAGGCCAATATCCGCCCAGAGAACCACGCGAGCCGCAGAGTGGTTGAAAAGCTTGGTTTCAGGGAAGAGGGGATCAGACGCAGGCACTTGCACATCGACGGTGCCTGGCGCGACCACATCTGTTACGCACTCACGGTCGAAGACGCGCCGAGAGGGTTGCTCGTGCGGTGGCGACGGGCACGTGAGGCGGCCGCCCACGGCGGCACTCCCCATGAAGAGGTTTGA
- a CDS encoding potassium/proton antiporter, which produces MGLDVWLLLGAGTVIAAIVAVRVAHRSGLPSLLIFLGFGLLIGESGFGLQFENPQLAQQIGLIALAIILAEGGLTTTWSHVKGAIPTALVLATVGVGVSIAAVAIPVHLILGMDWRTALLLGAILASTDAAAVFSVLRRLPLPPRLAGILEAESGLNDAPTVIAVMLLSAATSPSLGVALFEVLFELVVGAAVGLAVAPLGAYALRRIALPVSGLYPIAVLALAFVAYAGAMLLHGSGFLAIYLAALVMGNSRMPHRAASRGFAEGVAWLAQIGLFVMLGMLASPSEMPSAIVPGLVAGLILVAVARPLSIMVSALLTRLTGIDRLGWREQAFLSWAGLRGAVPIVLATIPWAANSVEDGTAKLVFNEVFVIVIVYTLLQGPTLPFVAKLLKLTTPDEARDLEVESAPLEELNADLLQVRVPPTSKLHGVEIFELRLPTDAQVTLIVRDGRTFVPTDSTRIRIDDQLLVVTTAACRDMVERRMRAISRKGKLAGWFGERGT; this is translated from the coding sequence ATGGGACTGGACGTCTGGCTGCTTCTCGGTGCCGGAACCGTCATCGCGGCCATCGTCGCGGTGCGTGTCGCCCATCGGAGCGGGCTGCCCAGTCTCCTGATCTTCCTGGGCTTCGGGTTGCTCATCGGCGAGTCCGGGTTCGGGCTGCAGTTCGAGAACCCGCAGCTCGCGCAGCAGATAGGCCTGATCGCGCTGGCGATCATCCTGGCCGAGGGTGGTCTGACCACCACCTGGAGCCACGTCAAGGGAGCCATTCCCACCGCCCTGGTGCTCGCCACCGTCGGCGTGGGAGTGAGCATCGCGGCCGTCGCGATCCCGGTGCACCTGATCCTCGGCATGGACTGGCGGACCGCGCTCCTGCTCGGCGCGATCCTCGCCTCCACCGACGCCGCCGCCGTCTTCTCCGTACTGCGCCGCCTGCCCCTGCCGCCGCGCCTCGCGGGCATCCTGGAGGCCGAGTCGGGCCTCAACGACGCGCCCACGGTGATCGCCGTCATGCTGCTGAGCGCCGCGACCTCGCCCAGCCTGGGGGTGGCGCTGTTCGAGGTGCTCTTCGAGCTGGTGGTGGGCGCGGCCGTCGGCCTGGCGGTCGCCCCGCTCGGCGCGTACGCGCTGCGCCGCATCGCGCTGCCCGTCTCCGGCCTGTATCCCATCGCGGTGCTCGCGCTCGCGTTCGTCGCCTACGCGGGAGCGATGCTGCTCCACGGCAGCGGCTTCCTCGCGATCTACCTCGCGGCACTGGTCATGGGCAACTCGCGGATGCCGCACCGCGCGGCCTCGCGGGGCTTCGCGGAGGGCGTGGCCTGGCTGGCGCAGATCGGCCTGTTCGTCATGCTCGGGATGCTGGCCAGCCCTTCGGAGATGCCATCCGCGATCGTCCCCGGCCTGGTGGCCGGACTGATCCTGGTCGCGGTGGCCCGCCCTCTGTCGATCATGGTTTCCGCGCTGCTGACCCGGCTGACGGGCATCGACCGACTGGGCTGGCGTGAGCAGGCCTTCCTGTCGTGGGCCGGGCTGCGCGGCGCGGTGCCCATCGTGCTCGCGACCATCCCCTGGGCGGCCAACTCCGTCGAGGACGGCACCGCCAAGCTCGTGTTCAACGAGGTCTTCGTGATCGTCATCGTCTACACCCTGCTGCAGGGGCCGACGCTGCCGTTCGTGGCGAAACTCCTCAAGCTGACCACGCCCGACGAGGCCCGCGACCTGGAGGTCGAGTCGGCGCCGCTGGAGGAGCTCAACGCCGATCTGCTCCAGGTCAGGGTGCCGCCGACGTCCAAGCTGCACGGTGTGGAGATCTTCGAGCTACGGTTGCCCACGGACGCCCAGGTGACGCTGATCGTCAGGGACGGCCGGACGTTCGTCCCCACCGACTCCACGAGAATCAGGATCGACGATCAACTCCTGGTTGTGACCACGGCCGCCTGCCGTGACATGGTGGAGCGCCGAATGCGCGCGATCAGCCGCAAGGGTAAGCTCGCCGGCTGGTTCGGCGAGCGGGGTACCTGA
- the sepX gene encoding divisome protein SepX/GlpR: MSSGVVLYLAIVVMWLCVLVPMWLHRDRNTLAETHKDVEPYAYDERAIDEDSAETLAEPLPVSSADPSSPSPLGDDVPSPDAEEASPGAQAASETGTEAPPVRPPAGKPTTGRPATGRAASERRRAELRRRATQVAKRRRLTFWCVLLLLASVVTAAVQVIPWWGVAPSVVLLGAYVAILRVTVQIDTERRRAVAQARAERAKRARRRAALLEAQRPVAEIIDLAAHRDEIFDQYAETPRRAVGD; this comes from the coding sequence GTGAGCAGCGGTGTCGTTCTCTATCTGGCCATTGTCGTCATGTGGTTGTGCGTGCTCGTGCCCATGTGGCTGCACCGCGACCGCAACACCCTCGCCGAGACCCACAAGGACGTCGAGCCGTACGCCTACGACGAGCGGGCGATCGACGAGGACTCCGCCGAGACCCTCGCCGAGCCCCTGCCGGTGTCCTCCGCCGACCCGTCCTCGCCGTCTCCGCTGGGAGACGACGTTCCGTCGCCCGATGCCGAGGAAGCCTCACCGGGCGCCCAGGCCGCGTCCGAGACCGGGACCGAGGCCCCGCCCGTCCGGCCCCCGGCCGGGAAGCCCACGACCGGCAGGCCCGCCACCGGTAGGGCCGCGTCCGAGCGCCGCCGCGCGGAACTCCGCCGCCGGGCCACGCAGGTGGCCAAGCGCAGGCGCCTGACATTCTGGTGCGTGCTGCTCCTGCTCGCCTCCGTGGTGACGGCCGCCGTTCAGGTCATCCCCTGGTGGGGTGTGGCGCCCTCAGTGGTGCTCCTGGGCGCCTATGTGGCCATTCTCAGGGTCACGGTCCAGATCGACACCGAGCGGCGCAGAGCCGTCGCCCAGGCCCGCGCGGAACGTGCCAAGCGCGCCCGCCGCCGCGCCGCCCTGCTGGAGGCCCAGCGCCCCGTGGCAGAGATCATCGACCTGGCCGCGCACCGCGACGAGATCTTCGACCAGTACGCGGAGACACCCCGCCGTGCGGTCGGCGACTGA
- the glp gene encoding molybdotransferase-like divisome protein Glp — MKSVDDHLSDILRTVRVLAPLELELERALGTTLAEEVTAPVALPPFDNSAMDGYAVRAEDVEGAPVTLPVIDDIAAGDGRLQAIGPGMVMRIMTGAPLPAGADAVVPVEWTDGGTAQVVIGRPVREGNAIRRSGEDVRAGDVVLPVGTPIGPAQLGVLAGVGRRRVLVRPRPRVVVISTGAELVEPGLPLGAGQIWESNSFALVAAVREAGGEGYRAGVVGDDAAEFLDQLDAQLLRADLVITSGGVSMGAYEPVKEALGPLGTVRFERVAMQPGMPQGFGVVGEDQIPIFALPGNPVSSFVSFVLFVRPALRKMGGLPEEPTPTVRAVTTGPLRSPEGRRSYLRGVLGPGGTVGPVRRQGSHQLAALAAANALIVVPENVTELPEGTDVEVIPL, encoded by the coding sequence ATGAAATCGGTCGACGACCACCTCTCCGACATCCTGCGTACCGTGCGGGTGCTCGCTCCGCTCGAACTGGAGCTGGAACGGGCGCTGGGCACCACGTTGGCCGAGGAGGTCACGGCTCCGGTCGCGCTGCCTCCCTTCGACAACTCCGCGATGGACGGCTACGCCGTGCGGGCCGAGGACGTCGAGGGTGCCCCGGTGACGCTCCCGGTGATCGACGACATCGCGGCCGGAGACGGCCGGTTGCAGGCCATCGGCCCCGGCATGGTCATGCGGATCATGACCGGGGCCCCACTGCCCGCCGGGGCCGACGCGGTGGTCCCGGTCGAGTGGACCGACGGCGGCACCGCGCAGGTCGTGATCGGCCGCCCGGTGCGGGAGGGGAACGCCATCCGCAGGTCCGGCGAGGACGTGCGGGCGGGCGACGTCGTCCTGCCCGTGGGCACCCCGATCGGGCCCGCGCAGCTCGGAGTGCTGGCGGGCGTCGGCCGACGCCGGGTTCTCGTACGGCCCCGCCCGCGGGTGGTCGTGATATCCACGGGAGCCGAGCTGGTCGAGCCGGGACTTCCCCTGGGGGCCGGCCAGATCTGGGAGTCCAACAGCTTCGCCCTGGTCGCGGCCGTCCGCGAGGCGGGCGGCGAGGGCTACCGGGCGGGAGTCGTCGGCGACGACGCCGCGGAGTTCCTCGACCAGCTCGACGCGCAGCTCCTGCGGGCCGATCTGGTGATCACCAGCGGTGGCGTCTCGATGGGCGCGTACGAGCCCGTCAAGGAAGCCCTCGGCCCGCTCGGCACGGTCCGTTTCGAGCGGGTCGCCATGCAGCCGGGCATGCCCCAGGGCTTCGGCGTGGTCGGCGAGGACCAGATACCGATCTTCGCGTTGCCCGGTAACCCGGTCTCGTCGTTCGTATCGTTCGTCCTGTTCGTCCGGCCCGCGCTGCGCAAGATGGGCGGCCTGCCCGAGGAGCCCACGCCGACCGTGCGGGCGGTCACCACGGGCCCGCTCCGCTCGCCCGAGGGCAGGCGCTCCTACCTGCGCGGCGTGCTCGGTCCCGGCGGTACCGTCGGCCCGGTGCGCAGGCAGGGTTCCCACCAGCTCGCCGCCTTGGCCGCGGCCAACGCCCTGATCGTGGTGCCCGAGAACGTCACCGAGCTTCCCGAGGGTACGGACGTGGAGGTCATCCCCCTGTGA
- a CDS encoding 5-formyltetrahydrofolate cyclo-ligase gives MDKLTLRATIEAARASIPDEQRHAASVRIRESLLERPWVQMAGLVACYWSIGTEPATHGLVFALWKHGATVILPVLRDDDDLDWAVYDGPDTLAPGRFGIMEPVDTRRGVDTVRTAALVIVPALAVDRSTGVRLGRGGGSYDRALARVGPNVPTVALLHEGELLDGVPAEPHDVAVRYAATPEGIFKTAAAGV, from the coding sequence GTGGACAAGCTGACGCTGCGTGCCACGATCGAGGCCGCACGCGCCTCGATCCCCGACGAGCAGCGGCATGCGGCTTCCGTCCGGATCAGGGAATCCCTGCTGGAGCGGCCCTGGGTCCAGATGGCCGGGCTGGTCGCGTGCTACTGGTCGATCGGGACGGAACCGGCGACCCACGGGCTGGTCTTCGCCCTGTGGAAACACGGCGCGACCGTGATCCTGCCCGTGCTCCGCGACGACGACGATCTCGACTGGGCGGTGTACGACGGCCCCGACACCCTCGCCCCCGGCCGCTTCGGGATCATGGAACCGGTCGACACCCGGCGCGGGGTCGACACCGTCAGAACCGCCGCCCTGGTGATCGTGCCCGCGCTGGCGGTGGACAGGTCCACCGGGGTACGGCTGGGCCGGGGCGGCGGCTCCTACGACCGGGCGCTGGCGAGGGTCGGCCCGAATGTGCCCACGGTGGCGCTGCTCCACGAGGGTGAGCTGCTCGACGGCGTGCCCGCCGAGCCCCACGACGTCGCGGTCCGCTACGCGGCGACCCCCGAGGGGATCTTCAAGACCGCCGCGGCGGGAGTGTGA